The proteins below come from a single Miscanthus floridulus cultivar M001 chromosome 1, ASM1932011v1, whole genome shotgun sequence genomic window:
- the LOC136481955 gene encoding E3 ubiquitin-protein ligase CHIP-like codes for MAAGGDGVAHQAELRRIEGNVCFKKARLGAAIDCYTEAIALCPNVAVYWMNRALCHFKLKEWAKVEEDSRKALALDHTLVKGHYLLGCTLLEKEESALAIKEFEKALILLKSANSMDEMAEEIWQVLAKAKYLDWEKHSTERLWRMQSLKEACESALQEHHFLTGTLEEDSNGSSNEYSEQIKLLSEVFSQATIADTPADVPDYLCCQITFEIFRDPVITPSGLTYERATLVKHLHKVGNFDPVTREPLKEHQLVPNLAIKEAVQAYLKEHSWAYKLN; via the exons ATGGCGGCGGGCGGGGACGGCGTGGCTCACCAGGCGGAGCTCCGCCGGATCGAGGGCAACGTCTGCTTCAAGAAGGCCCGCCTCGGCGCCGCCATCGACTGCTACACCGAG GCAATTGCGCTCTGCCCCAACGTCGCCGTCTACTGGATGAATCGGGCCCTATGCCATTTCAAGCTCAA GGAGTGGGCCAAGGTCGAAGAGGACAGCAGGAAGGCTCTCGCGCTTGATCACACTTTAGTCAAG GGGCACTATCTGCTGGGGTGTACACTGCTCGAGAAGGAAGAGTCTGCTCTTGCTATCAAGGAATTCGAAAAG GCTCTGATTCTCTTGAAGTCCGCGAATTCAATGGATGAAATGGCCGAGGAAATTTGGCAGGTCCTTGCGAAGGCAAAATACTTAGATTGGGAGAAGCATTCCACTGAACGGCTATGGAGGATGCAAAGTCTGAA GGAAGCTTGTGAAAGTGCTCTGCAGGAGCATCATTTTCTTACTGGTACACTTGAGGAAGACTCCAATGGGTCAAGCAATGAGTATTCAGAGCAAATCAAACTGCTATCAGAGGTCTTCAGCCAAGCGACAATTGCCGATACACCAGCGGAT GTGCCCGATTACCTTTGCTGTCAGATAACTTTCGAGATTTTTCGAGATCCAGTGATCACACCAAGTGGTCTAACATATGAGAGGGCTACACTTGTTAAACATCTCCACAAG GTTGGCAATTTCGACCCCGTGACGCGAGAGCCTTTGAAAGAGCATCAGCTGGTTCCGAATCTAGCCATCAAGGAAGCAGTGCAGGCCTACCTGAAGGAGCACAGCTGGGCTTACAAGCTGAACTGA
- the LOC136481987 gene encoding polygalacturonase inhibitor-like has protein sequence MKTTTTAMRTSLVLVLLLLAAASAAAAAASSKDRCHSDDKKALLAIDAAFGTPYHFASWTPDSSCRDWYGVDCDPFTGRVVGLSIFQDANLTGTIPDVIGGLVHLRNLMLHHLPGISGPIPPAIARLSNLSMLIISYTGVSGPVPSFLGKLTALTLLELPFNSLTGAIPASLAALPYLSGIDLSRNRLTGAIPPLLLSRSPDQAYLVLSHNNLSGGIPAEFAAVNFAHLDLSRNALTGGDASGLFGGAKELQYLDLSRNALSFNLSGVELPEQLYFVDVSHNAIYGDIPAQVANLTNLQFFNVSYNRLCGGVPTGGNMARFDAYNYQHNKCLCGPPLPTTCNK, from the coding sequence atgaagacgacgacgacggcgatgcgcacctccctcgtcctcgtcctcctcctcctcgctgcggcttcggccgccgccgccgccgcctcaagCAAGGACCGCTGCCATTCCGACGACAAGAAAGCGCTGTTGGCCATTGACGCGGCGTTCGGCACCCCCTACCACTTCGCGTCCTGGACGCCCGACTCCTCGTGCCGCGACTGGTACGGAGTCGACTGCGACCCCTTCACCGGCCGCGTCGTCGGCCTCTCCATCTTCCAGGACGCCAACCTCACCGGCACCATCCCCGACGTCATCGGCGGCCTCGTCCACCTCCGGAACCTCATGCTGCACCACCTCCCCGGCATCTCTGGCCCCATCCCGCCCGCCATCGCCAGGCTCTCCAACCTCTCCATGCTCATCATCTCCTACACCGGCGTCTCCGGCCCCGTGCCGTCGTTCCTGGGCAAGCTCACCGCGCTCACCTTGCTCGAGCTGCCATTCAACTCCCTCACGGGCGCCATCCCGGCGTCGCTCGCCGCCCTCCCGTACCTCTCCGGGATCGACCTCAGCCGCAACCGCCTCACCGGCGCCATCCCTCCGCTGCTCCTCAGCAGGTCCCCCGACCAGGCCTACCTCGTGCTGTCGCACAACAACCTGTCCGGCGGCATCCCAGCCGAGTTCGCCGCCGTCAACTTCGCGCACCTCGACCTGTCGCGTAACGCACTCACCGGCGGCGACGCGTCGGGCCTGTTCGGCGGGGCAAAGGAACTGCAGTACCTGGACCTGTCGCGCAACGCGCTGAGCTTCAACCTCTCCGGCGTGGAGCTGCCGGAGCAGCTCTACTTCGTGGACGTGAGCCACAACGCCATCTACGGCGACATCCCGGCGCAGGTGGCGAACCTGACCAACCTGCAGTTCTTCAACGTCAGCTACAACCGGCTCTGTGGCGGCGTGCCCACCGGCGGCAACATGGCGAGGTTCGACGCCTACAACTACCAGCACAACAAGTGCTTGTGTGGACCTCCGCTGCCGACGACATGCAACAAGTGA
- the LOC136507479 gene encoding serpin-ZXA-like has product MATAATLLSIAHQTRFALCLAAAFSSPSSPALPVSNTNAVFSPLSLHVALSLLAAGSGGATRDQLLAALGGGHGPDAVDSLHALADHVARIVMADGSEAGGPRIAFADAVFADASWKLKPAFQELAVGKYKAHTHSVDFQKQAAEVAGQVNTWVEKVTSGTIEELLPPGSVDESTRLVLGNALYFKGAWTNKFDASETRDGEFHLLNGSSVEAPFMSSRDDQYMASYGDLKVLRLPYEQGGDKRQFSMYILLPEAQDGLWSLAQKLSSEPEFLDRHIPTRKIPVGQIKVPKFKISFGFEASELLKGLGLQLPFSPEADLSEFVDSPVPLKLSVSSILHKSFVEVNEEGTEAAAASAIVTRGTSLRRIHPDYFIADHPFLFLIREDTTGVVLFVGHVVNPLLA; this is encoded by the exons ATGGCCACCGCCGCCACGCTCCTCTCCATCGCGCACCAGACCCGCTTCGCGCTCTGCCTCGCCGCTGCCTTCTCCTCCCCCTCTTCTCCCGCTCTCCCTGTCAGCAACACCAACGCCGTCTTCTCCCCGCTGTCACTCCACGTCGCGCTCAGCCTCCTCGCCGCCGGCTCGGGCGGCGCCACGCGCGACCAGCTGCTCGCCGCACTCGGCGGAGGCCATGGCCCGGACGCAGTCGATAGCCTGCACGCGCTCGCCGACCACGTGGCACGGATCGTGATGGCCGACGGGTCCGAGGCGGGAGGCCCACGGATCGCCTTCGCGGACGCCGTCTTCGCGGACGCGTCGTGGAAGCTGAAGCCGGCCTTCCAGGAGCTCGCCGTGGGAAAGTACAAGGCCCACACCCACTCCGTCGACTTCCAGAAACAG GCTGCAGAAGTTGCTGGTCAAGTGAACACATGGGTAGAGAAAGTCACCTCAGGTACAATCGAAGAGCTTCTGCCACCGGGCTCTGTTGATGAATCCACTAGGCTGGTTCTTGGCAATGCACTCTATTTCAAAGGAGCTTGGACTAACAAGTTCGATGCATCTGAAACAAGAGACGGTGAGTTCCACCTTCTCAACGGGAGTTCAGTTGAAGCACCTTTCATGTCCAGCAGAGACGACCAATATATGGCATCTTATGGCGACTTGAAGGTGCTCAGGCTTCCGTACGAGCAAGGTGGTGACAAGAGGCAGTTCTCCATGTACATACTTCTTCCAGAAGCACAAGATGGCCTCTGGAGCTTGGCTCAAAAGTTGAGTTCTGAACCTGAGTTCCTGGACAGGCATATCCCAACGAGGAAGATTCCAGTTGGGCAGATCAAAGTCCCCAAGTTCAAGATATCCTTTGGATTCGAAGCATCCGAGTTGCTGAAAGGTTTGGGGCTCCAGCTGCCGTTTAGCCCAGAAGCAGATCTGTCAGAGTTTGTTGATTCACCCGTGCCACTGAAATTATCTGTCTCGTCCATTCTTCACAAGTCATTTGTGGAAGTTAACGAGGAAGGAACCGAGGCTGCTGCAGCATCTGCTATAGTGACGAGGGGTACTTCACTTAGGAGAATACACCCAGATTATTTCATCGCGGATCACCCTTTCCTCTTCTTGATCCGAGAAGACACGACTGGTGTGGTGCTGTTCGTCGGCCATGTGGTCAATCCCCTACTTGCTTAA
- the LOC136455954 gene encoding zingipain-2-like — translation MAAAAALESVHAIQRNDSLLDLSVQQLVDCDTGNAGCRGGFAFKAFNYIISNGGLASEAAYPYRGWRDTCQAAANSPVVAMAGFNRVAAFLEFDLMFAVKFVPVVVAMDGSDDSFKNYAGGVYRGPCGHSLNHETLLVGYGTTDDWDYDYWIVKNSYGEGWGENGYMRMQRNINRDTEDSLGMCGILLDSIYLYMEWIDYP, via the coding sequence ATGGCAGCAGCCGCGGCGCTAGAGAGCGTGCACGCCATACAGCGCAACGACAGTCTGTTGGACCTGTCGGTGCAGCAGCTGGTGGACTGCGACACCGGCAACGCTGGCTGCAGAGGCGGCTTCGCTTTCAAGGCGTTCAATTACATCATCAGCAACGGCGGCCTCGCGTCCGAAGCCGCCTACCCGTACAGGGGATGGCGCGACACATGCCAGGCCGCTGCCAACTCCCCCGTCGTGGCCATGGCCGGGTTCAACCGGGTCGCGGCGTTCTTGGAGTTCGATCTGATGTTTGCAGTGAAGTTCGTTCCTGTGGTGGTTGCCATGGACGGCTCCGACGATTCCTTCAAGAACTACGCCGGCGGCGTGTACCGAGGACCGTGTGGTCACTCGCTGAACCACGAGACGCTTCTCGTTGGGTACGGCACCACCGACGACTGGGATTACGATTACTGGATCGTCAAGAACAGCTATGGAGAAGGTTGGGGCGAGAACGGCTACATGCGGATGCAACGCAACATCAACCGCGATACAGAAGACTCCTTGGGTATGTGCGGCATCCTTCTGGATAGCATTTACCTCTACATGGAATGGATTGACTACCCCTAG